Proteins encoded together in one Quercus lobata isolate SW786 chromosome 3, ValleyOak3.0 Primary Assembly, whole genome shotgun sequence window:
- the LOC115978913 gene encoding extensin-3-like: protein MAKYGYAYGGNATKSGFPRRSDEWSKPSYASESDHLSQPVIVVAEVRKMPIILETSNNCAQRYVAEVETAVEEVCAPLVIEYRHSSPPKVMPTKDYGHRHSSLPKLEQTKDSGYKHGAQTKDELVNDYGYEVEPMKDYRYKHSSPPTVEPVKDHGYKNSSPAKVEPMKNYGYKAEPVKDYEYKPEPVKEYAYKVEPIKDYEYKPEPLRDYGYKSEPAKGHGYNQAQSDKQNSNFPRFRVPAIQKPVPKRDTYTEIIDNREAARRYGNLISQPQTIDSREAARKYGGVLIK from the exons ATGGCCAAGTATGGTTATGCTTATGGAGGCAACGCCACCAAGAGTGGTTTTCCACGTCGCTCTGATGAATGGAGCAAACCAAGCTATGCATCTGAATCTGATCATTTGAGCCAGCCTGTCATTGTCGTTGCAGAGGTAAGGAAGATGCCAATCATTTTGGAAACTTCCAACAACTGTGCACAGAGGTATGTTGCAGAAGTTGAGACAGCTGTTGAGGAGGTCTGTGCACCATTGGTCATAGAATACAGACATAGCTCCCCACCAAAAGTCATGCCGACGAAAGACTATGGACACAGACATAGCTCCCTACCAAAGCTTGAGCAAACT AAAGACTCTGGATACAAACATGGTGCTCAAACAAAAGATGAACTGGTGAATGATTACGGGTACGAGGTTGAGCCGATGAAAGACTATAGATACAAACATAGTTCCCCACCAACAGTTGAGCCAGTCAAAGACCATGGATACAAAAATAGCTCCCCAGCAAAGGTCGAGCCGATGAAAAACTATGGATACAAGGCCGAGCCAGTCAAGGACTATGAATATAAGCCTGAGCCTGTGAAAGAGTATGCATATAAGGTGGAGCCAATCAAAGACTATGAATATAAGCCAGAGCCACTGAGAGATTACGGATATAAGTCAGAGCCAGCGAAAGGCCATGGATATAATCAAGCTCAATCAGACAAGCAGAATAGCAATTTTCCTCGGTTCAGAGTACCAGCGATCCAAAAACCAGTGCCAAAAAGAGATACCTATACAGAAATCATTGATAATAGGGAAGCTGCAAGGCGGTATGGCAACTTAATATCTCAGCCACAAACCATCGATAGTAGAGAAGCTGCTAGGAAGTACGGTGGTGTTCTAATAAAATAG